A segment of the Vibrio sp. 16 genome:
TGGAAATGAATATGATGGGTTTATTACCCAGCTAAACCAAGCACACAATTCTTATCTTGATATTTGGGTTATGCTAGGTTGGATTGGGGTGCTGGTGTTTTCAATCTTTGTAGTGAATTCTTTTTCAGTCATTTCAAAATTTAACATTCTTTACTTTTCAATTTTGTTGTTTCTAACGATTCATTCATTTCTGGAAACGGACTTTTTCCGAAGTAACAACTATCTCTGGGTTATGTACACACTAATATATTTTTCTTCAATGCGCTTACATGAGGTCGAAAGTGAAAAATAAGCAGATATTATTTGTCTCGAAAGATGCACACTGGCAACGTTATAGAAATGAAGTTTTAGCAGAGCTAACTCGACTTTATGACTGTGAAGTTACAGTCATAACTTGTTTAGATGTAGAAGAATATATCAAGGAAACCTCAGGCCTAAGGTATATAGTTTCCTCAAATTTACTATCTTTTTCTAGTAAACTTAACCTTATTCCTTACGTGTATTTTTACATATTGAAACGTAAGCCGGACGCAGTCCTGGCTCTCCCTAATGTGTCCAATTTTACAGAGTTGACTCTGTCAGTGTTTTGTAAATTGACTAAATCCAATTTAACTTATTGGACGCATGGCTATGATCATTGTAGACGACCAACAGAAGGCATTCGTGGGCAATTAAATAGATTTAGAGTAAAAATAATTGAGACATGTTTGTCTCTCGCTGACAATATCATCGTTTTTTCTCCTAAAGGAAAGGAATACTTAGAAGAAAAGAAAGTTACAAAAAAAGAAATTATTGTTGCTCCCAATACGCTTAATACCAATAAATTGCTAAAGGGTTACCATGATGTTGATTTGAACGATGTTTCAGAGTTCAAGAAAAAACATGGGTTGGAAGATACCACTATATTTCTTTTCAGTGGTAGGCTCCGCGCGGGTAAGCGGTTGGAAAGGTTTATTGAAGCAGCTGGTAGTGCCAAGAATCTGGATAAAATTTCTCTCGTTGTAGTTGGTGATGGAGAGATGAAAGATGAATGGATGTCTATGTGCGAAGATGTTGGTCTTAAAAGTGTGTTTCTCGGAGAAGTATTTGAAGATAAAAGTCTGTCAATAATCTTTAAAAGTTCAGATTGGTTTGTTATGCCCGGCTACGTTGGTTTAGCGATAGTTCATGCTTTTAGTCATGGCTTACCAATCTTGACAGAGAATATTTCATTCCACAGTCCAGAAATATATTATTTGGAAAATGAGAAAAATGGATTTATTTTTGAAGAAGGTGGAGTTAATGAATGGAAGTACTTTATTGAAAACTCTGCTTGTGATCCTTACTTAAAAAATAAAGTGTCTACAAATGCAATTTCAACAGTTAATGCTAAAGCTAGCATTGGAAAACAACTAGCTTCGATGGCAAAAGCTTTAGGAGTGTCGGCTCGTGTATAGCTCAAAGCTCTACTTAATTTCACCAATCATAGCTCAAACTTTATATATCAACGTAAAATCATTAATATATAAATTTATAAGAGAGAACTTTTTATATAGAAAACGCCTCACCGAGCTGATGAGAAATTGTAGTGCATCTCGGAAAGAGATACTAGAGATTCAGGCGCGATCAACTGAGTCTATATTACGAGAAGCAAGCTTGGGGACACAAGCCTATAGAGACGGCGGGACAGATATTAATCACTATAAAGTGACGACCAAGGATGATGTGGCAAATGGCCTAGAAAAGTATGTCAACAACAGGAAAAAGTTGAGCTTTAGTTTCAAGTCATCGACTGGAGGTACAACGGGTAAGCCTCTCAGTTTGCTGTCTAACCTAACCGCCATCATTGAAGATCACGCCCAATCGCACCGTCAGTTAGTCTGGGCAGGATTTGAACCAGGCGACAGACGTGTTTGGTTAAGAGCGGATATGATAGTTCCTCTCTCTCAAAAAACGGCGCCTTATGGAAGAATTAATCTGGTGGACAACATGCTAATGTTGTCTGCTTATCATATTAATAGCGAAACGGTCAGCGACTATGTTTCTGAGTTGAACGTTTATAACCCTAAGATTATTCAAGCTTACCCTTCGGCGATATACTTATTGGCGAAACTGATCGATGAGTCAGGCGCAGATTTAAAAATTTCACTTAAAAGTATCGTGTTGTCATCTGAGTCATATTCTATTGAACAAAAAGCGCTAATAGAGCGAGTGTTTCGTTGCCCCGTATTTAGTTGGTATGGCCTGAGTGAGAGGGTTTCAACAGTAGGTACATGCCGTGAGGGAAAGCTCCATTTAATCGAAGACTACGGGTTGCACGAATTTGATGAAAATGGAGTATTAATTGCTACTGGCTTTCATAACTCAAAGATGCCCTTGATTAGGTACAACACTGGAGACCGATTCTCCGGCGTCGAGAATGAATTTACCTTATGTGGGTGCGGTTTACCGTTTCGTCGAGTTGATAGAATCGAGGGACGTGTAGGTGAGTACCTCATCTCAGACACGGGTGACCGTGTTAGTATTTTTAATCATATTCCTAAGGGTGTTATTGGACTTATTGAACTGCAATTGGTTCAGAGAAAGCATAAGAAAATCGATGCAATTGTGGTAATTAGCGATGCCTTTAATTCCAATTCTATAAGCAAATTGATTAGTAATGTTCAGCGTTACTTAGGGCCTCAGACCGAAGTAAACGTTGTACTAACTGATGAAATTGCTCGAACTCGCTCCGGTAAATTCAGACAAGCAATCTGCTACATTGAGGAAAATTAAAGTGTTTAGTCGACAGATATATATATATAAAGAACAAGCAAATCAAAAGCGGTTAGCGAATTTTTCTCACGTATGTTTTGGTGAGTTGGATATATACTATCACGATTTAAATGACGTGCATTTTTATGAAGAAGCTAATTTTAAGTGTATTGTTATAGGGAAGATATTTCATCCTGATCAACTTTCTTTTGATTTCTCGGCACTGTTAAATAGTGGTGCTATTAATTCTTTCTGTGATGCCAACAAAGCCCTAGAGCACTGTGTGGGAAGGTTTTATTTTATTTATTCTGGTGTCGATGGTGACTTT
Coding sequences within it:
- a CDS encoding phenylacetate--CoA ligase family protein; protein product: MYSSKLYLISPIIAQTLYINVKSLIYKFIRENFLYRKRLTELMRNCSASRKEILEIQARSTESILREASLGTQAYRDGGTDINHYKVTTKDDVANGLEKYVNNRKKLSFSFKSSTGGTTGKPLSLLSNLTAIIEDHAQSHRQLVWAGFEPGDRRVWLRADMIVPLSQKTAPYGRINLVDNMLMLSAYHINSETVSDYVSELNVYNPKIIQAYPSAIYLLAKLIDESGADLKISLKSIVLSSESYSIEQKALIERVFRCPVFSWYGLSERVSTVGTCREGKLHLIEDYGLHEFDENGVLIATGFHNSKMPLIRYNTGDRFSGVENEFTLCGCGLPFRRVDRIEGRVGEYLISDTGDRVSIFNHIPKGVIGLIELQLVQRKHKKIDAIVVISDAFNSNSISKLISNVQRYLGPQTEVNVVLTDEIARTRSGKFRQAICYIEEN
- a CDS encoding glycosyltransferase family 4 protein; the encoded protein is MKNKQILFVSKDAHWQRYRNEVLAELTRLYDCEVTVITCLDVEEYIKETSGLRYIVSSNLLSFSSKLNLIPYVYFYILKRKPDAVLALPNVSNFTELTLSVFCKLTKSNLTYWTHGYDHCRRPTEGIRGQLNRFRVKIIETCLSLADNIIVFSPKGKEYLEEKKVTKKEIIVAPNTLNTNKLLKGYHDVDLNDVSEFKKKHGLEDTTIFLFSGRLRAGKRLERFIEAAGSAKNLDKISLVVVGDGEMKDEWMSMCEDVGLKSVFLGEVFEDKSLSIIFKSSDWFVMPGYVGLAIVHAFSHGLPILTENISFHSPEIYYLENEKNGFIFEEGGVNEWKYFIENSACDPYLKNKVSTNAISTVNAKASIGKQLASMAKALGVSARV